The Parambassis ranga chromosome 4, fParRan2.1, whole genome shotgun sequence genome includes the window gtccCCTGAGGAAAACGGAATGTTACCTAAATATATACCATAACAAACATATTTCCCCCACAGGAATCAGCTGATGAGGTCATTGACATTTTCAGCCAATCGGAGCCTTCACTCCTCGTCAGCGTGTGCGCCAGCCCGTCCATCGTAAACATCAACCCTGCCAGGACGCTGCGAATTCTACAGCACCTGGAAGACACAGTTGGCGTGTCAGTACCGCTGaccatcaccatggcaaccatgaTGCTTCGCTTGGGCGACATGCAGCAGTACACACAGCTGATGGAGAGACACGCTGAGGTTTAGAAATCTAGAAATCCAGAGCatgaaaccagaaaaaaaatagattttaacTTGTGGTTTccattgtgtgtgcatgtgtgtagatGCTGCTGGTGTATGGGTTCATCGAGGAGTCGAGGCTGTTGTTGCGTGGTGgcggaacaggaggaggaagcggCCAACAGAAACAAGTCTGTCCCACAGAACTCGCACAGCAGCTGGCAAACTCCCAACCTGGATTGCTGGTGGCCGCCATGGTGGCTTTACATGAGAACAACAAGGTTCAGCTGGAGCAGGCTGATCACATattcaaggtgtgtgtgtgtgtgtgtgtgtcactgtgacctgtgcACAAATGAAACGGAGAATGAATCATCCTGacagtaaatgtgtttttttaggaaCTAGGCTGTGAGAACTGCTTGCAGGTGGATTTCTGGGAGGCGATGCTCATGGCATCGTCGCAGGACGCCGTCATCCAGGAGCTCCTCTTCCGGCTTGTATCGGTCTACATCGAAAGACTGACAAACTCAGAGTCCAAACTTCCCCACGCGCCTCCAAAACGCAAGTCACTGAAGAGTGCTGATGACCTGGTaaagattgttttattttatttatttaataatgtcTTCATGTCATAAGTTTATCCTCTGAGATGTTTtcgtgtttgtgcatgtttcagATCAACTCATGCTCTCATTTCGGTGCTCTGTATCCATGGCTCACTGTCCTCAGTCCATGTCACACTACCAGCTCTCAACACCAGGAGGCGCTCTACAAACTACAGGTAactttgttgctgctgttttacccaagcggcaaccttcggggctcaaagttgaagcccatgcggaagtaattcacgccgcaacagctgggggttggctccaaaagcgagtaatttcccatagactcccatgttaaaatggccgatttcccagcagaaaagaacatgtttacagcctggtacaaaaaaaccactctggtctcagatgataggttctcttctagtgtcgattgtacgggggtgaatttttttacaactcactcgtttcaattgtatttggacttaaaattacgcctaattatgggcgttgccgcttgagtgacagacagttgacgtagagacgtgtccatatttggagttttggtggacgtgacactgccaacatggcggcggtcatcacatcccggaacctcccaccgagcctcaaaatggctcttcagaaacaaactctgtccatagtttttactgtcaatggttttacCACAAATGGAACATATATATTTCATCAGAATGTCTGCAGTATGTATCTTTAGGAGTCACTCACCTAAGAGGTTAATGATATGATATAAAACACTGTCATGCTTGCATCCGTCTGCAGTCTCTGCTGTGTGGTCCGTCTCTGGCTCTTGGCTCTGTGGCACCTCTATTGGAACGTCTGTCAGAAGAAACCTTGTGGGGCTTCAGTCTGCACCTCCTGTGCGCCACCAGAAGGGGGCTGTATGACAGCAGCATTGAGAAGCTGCTGGACAGGTGTCCTCAGGCCATCATAGCCTTCGCCAATCACCATTTACAGGACAAAAACATGGTTTGTTGTCTGAACAATGACTTATTCTGTCTTGGGTTTTATAGTTGGAATTTCACAGCCAGTTTTACTCCGGGACCGACGGACATGTTTCATGTTTACAGGCACTCTGGTGGCAGAAGCTGCTTCCGGAGCTTTGTAACCGAACAAGAGCTGCCGCAGACAACAGCATCCTGTTGGCTGCTCTCAAAGGTAGACATGACTCACTGATAACTTTACGTCCActttgtcattgtcattgttGACCTAATATGTGTAAAGATTACagtctgatttttatttttttttgtgtgtgtgttaattaacAATGTCTCCACTGCCACAGCGCTCCACTTGTCAGCTCCTTTTCTGCTTAACATGACCAGTTTTTTAATGCCAACAGAGACGCTGGttgtggttgccatggagacgaGCCCAGCAGAGTTCCTGGAGCTTATCCCCGACGACGGCACTGCGTCGTACTTCCTGCCTCACCTGTTAACATGCAGCCAGAGACACCTGCTggcctgagacacacacacacagaaggtctGACAAAACAATTGGTAATGAGATTTACTGTTGTACTCAAAGGACTGTTGACATGATGATCAGATGATCAGACTATCATGTATTTGAGGTATTATGCAatttataaaatgtttatttcctGTTATCAAGGCTGCAGGAAAACATTTCTGAATATGTTTACAGATGTGACGTGttactatttttatttattagtctTCAGTTTAGAGCTGTACAGCTGCTGTGTCCTCTGCTGAGATTTAAATGAATTTCACAGCTGATTAGATCAGTAGCCTTTTCTCCTCCTTAATTTATACTGTTAGCAACAGTTGAGTTTTGTATTTatgaaacaacattttaaataaaatacttatAGTCCGTGCTTTGgattttaatttgtttatttgtaataTATAAATTTATTTTACTCAAACTGCAATCAGCCAGACAGACATAGAGTTTTAATATATTATGCTTGTATAATCTAATGAATATTTActcacattttacacacacaattttgTCTAGTTAATTAGATAAatatcttaaaggtagggtaggagatttcatgagctccgagagaaaggggcttgtgtttactttcaaaatctggctgactctcactgagttttcaaaatctcctaccctacctttaaacaaaatgtttaaaaaatcacatagaaaaaaatcttttattCAGAAATAGTGCAAAtattctactactactactacgtAAAGTATCATGTTGATTGATAAAAACTGCGTATTCAGTAGGCTCCTTTATGTGAGAGTTCACAGATACTTGTGTTGCTGCTCCAGCTGGTTGATACTGAGCACCGATCGTTCAGCGTGTGGCTTTGGAATGAGGTGTGACTGTAAACAACCACTTCAGTTTTGTGACTTTGTCCTGAAGATACAGAAAAAGAAGCATGATTAGATAATGGATCATTGTGCTGTGATATCTGCTGTCTGGCCTTATGCTTAAAGTCGGCAAATGTAAGTTATTATGactaaaaaaaacctgcttCAATACGAACATAAAGAAATTACTTATATTGGAAATTCATATGAAAagatgcaaaaataaataacttttatatttatgtataatttATATTGGGTATCAGGAGGTGTCTAATGGGGTGGAAAGTTCAGGGTGTTTAAGTATCTGACCTAATCATCGGTTTAATGATGAAAGGATGTGTGATGAGTGGCTTATGTGTTTgccttgttgttttttaatcattagTTTTCATCTTTGTCATCATCACCTGATGAAATACTCAAATATACTCAAATactcattacaaaaaaaagcctCTGAACCAATCACAGCTTTTTAACAAACCTCTTAACCAATGGCTGCTTCGGATGTGTCCTCAGAACCAATCACAGCCTGAGAGCACAGCTGTGAGCCAATCAGAGCTACAGACACTGATAGATCTCAGCTTGAGGTAATGAGAGCTTTGTGAAAACAGTGCAGAGGGCTGCAAAGGAGAGTGAGCACAGACAGTGAAGGTTTAGTCattaaaacagaaagagaatgaAGGTCGGGGAAAAGAAGGCAGCGCTGCTGGCCATCACAGAAAATATCGAGATGGAGCTGTTTTCTTCAGAGGAGCACTGTGTGGTGGTGATAACgcaggagaagaaagaagatgtTCACCAGGTGAGTCTGCTGTCACATTAAGTTTGACCTTATTTTCCAAAAATTATGACCGACGATAGAAAATCGACAATGTTGGATTCAATGACACTGAAGTATGAACATCTATTTACACCTTTGTGGTCCGGCTGCTGGGATCCCCACAAAAGGAAATATTATCAGGCaacaaagagaaagatgaaTTTTGGGGTTGAGTGTGAGGTGCTAGTGTCCCTTTATGCAGCATGTATGCATGCCTGTGCATAATAAAccatcttctcctcttcctactTGTGGACACAGACAGACCGGGAGCATCCTCTCGTCCCAGACTGTGAGGAGGATCAAGAGCCGCAGGTCGAGACCAAACCCAGGCAGCAGGCCAAACCCAAAACAGAGCCCCCTGTCCGGAAGGAGCCCACACAGTGCCCGATTGTCATCAGCTTCACAGAGGAAACGGAGATAGAGATGGAGGTTGGAGATAAAGATGGTGGTTGATTATTGATGTTTTAATACCCCAATCTTTTTAATCATCTGCACTTCTTCCATCGTGCTCCCTGCAGGTGTTTCCTCCCATCAGAGTGTCAGAAGGTGACCTGGTGGAGATAAACTCAGATGATTCTTCCATTGTGACCCTGGTAGGTCTCCTCAGGTTTTGtgatgctttttgttttgaatcTGCATGTGTAATGTTAGAGTGATACCACAGTGTGATAATGGTGCGTTTCAGTCGTCCCCAAACAAGACGCCTCGTCTCAAATGGAAGAGGCTGACTCCACAGAGGACGGGGCTGATGGTTAAAGATGTGATCTGTTTACCCAGAGAACACTACATGGCTCAGCTGGATAGGTGAGTCTTCATGTCCTACAGTGGGTTAGAGGTTCCAGGTAGAATCTttaaaatctttattttattttttgttattaaaaaatgaaaaacacaaaattattaATTgtcaaaagtatttttttttttttacacatttttgaacacacaaacacagaggacaaGACAGGTAACCCAAATATACAAAAACGGAGATAGGTGAATGCTCACCTCAGTTACATATTTACACAATTGATTCGATGATCAATAGTGACACAATCCTTACCTGAGAATTTATTGAGTAAAATAAtcctttctgttctgttcagacAAATCATTCCACAGAGTAAAGAGCGAGCAGCGCTGGCAGCCATGGGGCTGACTGCTCGCATCACCATCGATTGCAGCTGGTCGGCCAATCAGATGGAGAATCGGCTGGCGACGCTTTTTCAGGGACAGTTTGTGAAACGGAAAGGACAGAGGTTTTCCTTTACatacctgcaggtgtgtgtgtgtgtgtttgtgtggtgtacTGCAAACTGAGGTGTAACATTTATTTAAGATGGCTGCTTCAGTGTGTGCAGGGCTCCAGAGTCCTGTTCGTCCCAGACACTCCTGCAGAGGGCTGGACTGGAGGGCAGGTGCTCCGGATCTGTGCACATGGAGCTTTATATATCGTCAGCCACCACGACTACCCACAGGTACTCTACAGGAGCTCTGCTTGTCCTGTCGGTCTTGTCGCTGTGttgtctgtggatgtttttttatctCAGCTTTAAAAGCAGGCCTTTCCCAACACCTCATAAGTTGGACTGTTTTTCTTTCCACAGGCAGGATGTGAGAGGTCACCCGATGAGACTCCTGTGGTGAACAggtaaaatgtgatttttcctGAGGAAACGTTAAAAACAAATAGTAGTGAACCAGCTTGGTTACCAGTTCATGGTTACCTAAACGTCCAGCGTGTGTGTCGTCTTTTTTAGGAAGGAGATTTGTCCGGAGGTCACTACAGAGAGGCACCAGGATGAAGACAGTCACCCAGTAAGACAGATccggtctccagtctgcagaacACAGGAAGTGGTTATTTTTGATAAACTACATTAATCACAGTTCActcacatgtttgtttgtcGTGGTGTAGCTGACCCTGGATCTGGACACCATCCTGAGATTGTTCAGACAGGAGAACGTGGACGGAGATGTTGAACGTCACATCCAGGTGAGGAGGACAGATCTCCTCCATGGTGCTCTGAAGGAGGTGAGGAGGCCGGGCTTCTGCTTCATGACGACGCCTCTTATCTCCTTCAGTGGAGAGGAGACCGTTGGCCACAAGGGACCCCTCAGAGAGTTCTTCAGGTTTGAATATTTTACAGTATCTGAAGCATATTTTCTCTATGTTCTAGACCTTATGATGAATTAAAATTCACGCACACAGGACTCAGACGTCACAACACTTTGACATTTCTTCTCACACAGGCTGGTTCTGCTGGAGCTGCAACAGAGTTGTGTCTTTGAGGGTCGTCCAGGATGTTTGATCTTGACCTACGACCTCACAGCCCTCGAACACAGGAAGTATTATGAAGCCGGAGTCCTGATTGGTTGGTCGCTGGCTCATGGTGGGCCAGGACCTCGCTGTCTACACCCAGCACTGTTCCAGGTGGGTCATTTACAGTCTGTAACAACAGCTTTGTTTTGGTCTGGTGACCATCATGCAGCATTTAGTATTTAAAAAGCCCCACATTTGACTTTGCGGAGACCAAAATGGGACTACGAGTGTCAGGTGTCAGAGCCAAACTTGAACGATAAATCTTAACGATGGTGCCTCGGGAGCATACGGTGCCTCGGGAGCATACgctgcctcaagtggccactcaaggaACTGCTGCTTTTGCCTTGTGTAGTGGTGGAATACTTCTCGCATGTTGTCATTGTGTTGTATTTTGTTATCACAGCTAATGTGCAGCCAGAGTCCATCTTTGGAGGACTTTGAGTGCGGGGACATTGTTGATGCAGACGTACAGATCCGACTGCAAGAGGTAGCACAGAAAACCACCAACAATATTCAATGAAATGGAATGATGCAATGTTTCAGTAAAAATGCATGATGAGATTTTCCACAACAAGAGAGAAGCTAACCTGTTTTACCTTCGTAGTGTCGCACAAAAGCACACCATTTTGCTCCTCTTACAGTTGTGTGGTTGTACTGACGTGAAGCTGCTGTCTCCCAGTCTTTGTGACTGGGCGTCTTCCTGTGGGATCCCTGGAATTTATTCAGCCCGTTCTGATGAGATACCATCCATCTACACACGCCTGGTGAAACACTACATCTACCACAGGTTGGACACACACAGCGCACACATGACTTGAGTGTCATCATTTCAGAGGGCCATTACATGaccctctgctgctgttcagggTGGCAAGTGTGATCTCCCAGTTCACTGAGGGTCTGAACAGCTGTGGTGGACTCTGGGATCTGGTGCAGGCCAATTGGGAGGCGTTTGTGCCGGTGATGTCGAgcgcacaacagcagctcctcaccCTGGAAGAGTTCAAACTGCTCTTCACCGTCCACTTCAGTAGTCCAGACTCGCCGATGCGGGCGGCTGAGGAAGCCACTGTTGCACACTGGGAAACGGTCCTCGCCTTGGTCAACGGTAAGCACAAAGCAACGGATGGAGGCAGTTCAAAAAAATTAATTAGCTTTTTTAAGTGAAATATTTCCTCCCATCAGAGGGTCAGGCAGGTTTTTCCTTTGAAGACCTCCTCGCCTTCATCACAGGAGCTGATCATCTGCCCCCTCTTGGCTTCCACCAACTGATCTCCCTACGTTTTTACTCACAGGTTAGTCACCACCAGCATCATTAAAATGTTCCCACGTAATATCgatttgttattgttgtgtttatttctaaaaatagttctttctttattgttttcattcatgGTTTCGCCACGTTTCCCTCTTTTCTAGGATACCAGCACATCTAATGTTCGCCTGCCGTATGCCTCCacctgctctctggagctcttCCTGCCGCGGGGAGCGGCTGCAGCTGCGGACctgttggtgctgctggacacaGCTGTGCATGAGGCCCAGGGCTTTGCACGTTTCCagacagcaggagaaggagatgacACAGGGGTGATGTTGTGATTATGAATTAAATTACGTTGCATCCTGCTGAAGTTAAGTATTATGACCTGAACACTGTGGCTGAGAAGGAAAAACACTCTGGAAGCTTGTGGCAGCCTAGTGCAAAATTTTTGTTTTAAGGAGTTTTAAGTTTTTGGAGTTATATGTGAATCTGTctctataatttaaaaaaaaaaacaaataaatattccAGATCTAAAATAACATCTAACTACATGTAGATTTTACATTTATATCATATTGTATATTGTAAGCAAGTAATTTTATCCTGAAAGTTATTGTATATATAAATTAATGCTGAATAAAATTTCTTTGTCAAAGAATACAATTAGAAAAATGGCAAAACGGACATTGTCAGTTTTTCTTATTCATTCTTCAAAAGGTACAGTACTCTGGTCCATGGTGTTACACACCTATCGCAAGTCTAACTCCACATTTATGTCAACACAGTGAGGAGAATATATTAGGAACACCCAATGCAATAATAAAGCAAAGTACTGACAtcaacaaaaattaaaaatatatatattatttctaGTGGTCAGTAAATATCAGAGGattgaataataaaaataatctttcCTTGCTGTAAGATGAGAAAACGTCGACTGTCTCATGTAATTACAATAAGTTTAATTGATCATTTATCATAATGAACATCTTTACAAAGCAATCATTACACATGTGTATACTGTTATATTACAGGCTGATAAAATCCACACATAATACAAAATTCTGGATCAGATTAACCCTGAATGTTAAATGATCAAACCATCTTGAGCTAGCATGCTATACTACCTCACTATTGATTTAGACAAGTCAAAGATTTTTTCACATTCTTACATATTAAATCATATTAAAGATCACTGCACAGTGTAGGTCAAggtcattatttatttttcactgaGTGCCTGTatcaaagagaaacacacacacacacagatacagtttCTTTTTCACCGCACAGATCGCTCAACAAACAATGACTGCTTTCAGATACTTGTCAATGAACCAGAAAGACAAGTCTGTCAAGATGACTTCACGTAACACAGATTGATGTTCAATGGAAATGGAAAATTTGGTATGAGGAACTTATGAGGTTAAAAAGATTATAGTAAAATAGGCTTTGTTTCCTGGTTACCCTGCTGTCTGCACATTAGTTAATGGTTCTATCGGTACCAGGAAAGACTTTACATGATTCATTTTCCTGGTGCAGCCAGCAGTGTGGTGCTTTAATTTATTAGATACAATTCTCATAACATTTGACAGGCAATAGTGATGTTAATGATTAAATAAGTTTTACATAGACAGACAGAAGCCAACACAGCAGAGACATCTTCTTCTAAACAATACATCAAGTTTCTGTGAAACTGGTAAAATCTTACCTTTCTAGATATGATCAAACAAATTAAGACACCTGCACCAGACACACCCCCCAGCACACATACAATTGGTGTTAATAACTTCACATCGGGAACTTCCTCTTCTATGGGCCAACTCTGACCTTTCGGATGTTTGTCACACGGACTGTGTGTGCTGTTCCATTCAGAAACTGGTTTCTGAAAGTCTGaatagaaatttaaaaaaaattaatacatTTTGATCCCATTGCCTTaatatgaattattattattaagatgtTGGctgaagcaaaaataaaacatctgtttcACATACCTGCTTAATAAGCTCAGTGATGGTTCCATTGCTGACTTCTCCATAGGAAGTTAACTTCATCTGTATATGTGCCATGGCCAGAAAGCCTGTAGGGTTAAACATCATTACATTTGTAAACAATTTTTTACAATTTTGATGATAACAATGCTTTAACAAGGGGGCGCTAGTGAGCAGCCCTAGAATTGACGTTCTTTCATATGCTCCTCTGTGCCTAGatttaaaatcaatattttgaCAGTTTCATAGTTCAATATCCCCGAGGGAACAGTGCCCAGCACTGCAGAAGGCTCCCACTTATTCTGGCATTGCTCAGTACTTGACAGTTTTTGGTGTGATATTTATGTGGTTCTCTAAGCAAAACCAATAAAAATCCAACCTGATTGTAAAAAATTTGGCTCTTCTAAAAGGATATCAACTCTTCTCCCCACCAAACAGGCATGGTGACCAATTATTCCTGAATGATGCATAATTAGCTTGGTTAATAAACTATGTTAAggtatacattttttttagcaaTCAATACCTTCATCTGAAGGAGTTGTGGATGGCTCTGTAGTAAGTGTAGTGGTAGCTGGTGCCGCAGTTGTTGATGGTGAAGGTGTGGTAGTTGGTACCACAGTTGTTGCTGGTGAAAATGTGGTAGTTGGTGCCGCAGTTGTCGATGGTGAAGGTGTGGTACTTGGTGCCGCAGTTGTCGTTGCTGTGGTAGTTGGTGCCACAGTTGTTGATGGTGCAGGTGTGGTAGCTGGTGGCGCAGTTGTCGTTGCTGTGGTACTTGGTGCCGCAGTTGTCGTTGCTGTGGTAGTTGGTGCTGCAGTTGTCGTTGCTGTGGTAGTTGGTGCCACAGTTGTCGCTGGTGAAAATGTGGTAGTTGGTGCCGCAGTTGTCGCTGGTGAAGGTGTGGTAGTTAGTGCCGCAGTTGTTGATGGTGCAGGTGTGGTAGTTGGTGCTGCAGTTGTCGTTGCTGTGGTAGTTGGTGCCACAGTTGTTGATGGTGCAGGTGTGGTAGTTGGTGCCACAGTTGTTGATGGTGCAGGTGTGGTAGTTGGTGCCACAGTTGTTGATGGTGCAGGTGTGGTAGCTGGTGGCGCAGTTGTCGTTGCTGTGGTAGTTGGTGCCACAGTTGTTGATGGTGCAGGTGTGGTAGTTGGTGCCACAGTTGGTGCCACAGTTGTTGATGGTGCAGGTGTGGTAGTTGGTGCCGCAGTTGTCGTTGCTGTGGTAGTTGGTGCCGCAGTTGTCGTTGCTGTGGTAGTTGGTGCCACAGTTGTTGATGGTGCAGGTGTGGTAGTTGGTGCCACAGTTGGTGCCACAGTTGTTGGTGGTGCAGGTGTGGTAGTTGGTGCCACAGTTGTTGATGGTGCAGGTGTGGTAGCTGGTGCCGCAGTTGTCGTTGCTGTGGTAGCTGGTGCCGCAGTTGTCGATGGTGCAGGTGTGGTAGTTGGTGCCGCAGTTGTCGTTGCTGGGGTAGCTGGTGCCACAGTTGTCGATGGTGCAGGTGTGGtagctggtgctgcagttgtCGATGGTGAAGGTGTGGTAGTTGGTGCCGCAGTTGTCGTTGCTGTGGTAGTTGGTGCCACAGTTGTCGCTGGTGAAAATGTGGTAGTTGGTGCCGCAGTTGTCGATGGTGAAGGTGTGGTAGTTAGTGCCGCAGTTGTTGATGGTGCAGGTGTGGTAGTTGGTGCTGCAGTTGTCGTTGCTGTGGTAGTTGGTGCCACAGTTGTCGTTGCTGTGGTAGTTGGTGCCACAGTTGTTGATGGTGCAGGTGTGGTAGTTGGTGCCGCAGTTGTCGTTGCTGTGGTAGCTGGTGCCACAGTTGTTGATGGTGCAGTTGTGGTAGTTGGTGCCGCAGTTGTCGTTGCTGTGGTAGTTGGTGCCACAGTTGACGTTGCTGCAGGTGTGGTAGTTGGTGCCGCAGTTGTCGTTGCTGTGGTAGCTGGTGCCACAGTTGTCGATGGTGCAGGTGTGGTAGTTGGTGCCACAGTTGTTGATGGTGCAGTTGTGGTAGTTGGTGCCGCAGTTGTCGTTGCTGTGGTAGTTGGTGCCACAGTTGACGTTGCTGCAGGTGTGGTAGTTGGTGCCACAGTTGTTGATGGTGCAGTTGTGGTAGTTGGTGCCGCAGTTGTCGTTGCTGTGGTAGTTGGTGCCACAGTTGTCGCTGGTGAAAATGTGGTAGTTGGTGCCGCAGTTGTCGATGGTGAAGGTGTGGTAGTTAGTGCCGCAGTTGTTGATGGTGCAGGTGTGGTAGTTGGTGCTGCAGTTGTCGTTGCTGTGGTAGTTGGTGCCACAGTTGTCGTTGCTGTGGTAGTTGGTGCCACAGTTGTCGTTGCTGTGGTAGTTGGTGCCACAGTTGTCGTTGCTGTGGTAGTTGGTGCCACAGTTGTTGATGGTGCAGGTGTGGTAGCTGGTGCCGCAGTTGTCGATGGTGCAGGTGTGGTAGTTGGTGCCGCAGTTGTCGTTGCTGTGGTAGCTGGTGCCACAGT containing:
- the LOC114434185 gene encoding uncharacterized protein LOC114434185; translation: MKVGEKKAALLAITENIEMELFSSEEHCVVVITQEKKEDVHQTDREHPLVPDCEEDQEPQVETKPRQQAKPKTEPPVRKEPTQCPIVISFTEETEIEMEVFPPIRVSEGDLVEINSDDSSIVTLSSPNKTPRLKWKRLTPQRTGLMVKDVICLPREHYMAQLDRQIIPQSKERAALAAMGLTARITIDCSWSANQMENRLATLFQGQFVKRKGQRFSFTYLQCVQGSRVLFVPDTPAEGWTGGQVLRICAHGALYIVSHHDYPQAGCERSPDETPVVNRKEICPEVTTERHQDEDSHPLTLDLDTILRLFRQENVDGDVERHIQVRRTDLLHGALKEVRRPGFCFMTTPLISFSGEETVGHKGPLREFFRLVLLELQQSCVFEGRPGCLILTYDLTALEHRKYYEAGVLIGWSLAHGGPGPRCLHPALFQLMCSQSPSLEDFECGDIVDADVQIRLQELCGCTDVKLLSPSLCDWASSCGIPGIYSARSDEIPSIYTRLVKHYIYHRVASVISQFTEGLNSCGGLWDLVQANWEAFVPVMSSAQQQLLTLEEFKLLFTVHFSSPDSPMRAAEEATVAHWETVLALVNEGQAGFSFEDLLAFITGADHLPPLGFHQLISLRFYSQDTSTSNVRLPYASTCSLELFLPRGAAAAADLLVLLDTAVHEAQGFARFQTAGEGDDTGVML
- the LOC114434635 gene encoding putative uncharacterized protein DDB_G0282133, with protein sequence MKSSCGRGLSTIPCAVFTTRAKSFLFMCSAAPADNNKRKKKTLSVTEVRRKNAAHHGKKTPLLDIFAWIFPCILWTNYSSNNCGTNNHNRTSDNCGTKYHIFTINYGTNYHTCSNVNCGTNYHSNDNCGTNYHNCTINNCGTNYHTCSNVNCGTNYHSNDNCGTNYHNCTINNCGTNYHTCTIDNCGTSYHSNDNCGTNYHTCSNVNCGTNYHSNDNCGTNYHNCTINNCGTSYHSNDNCGTNYHTCTIDNCGTSYHTCGTNYHIFTSDNCGTNYHSNDNCGTNYHNCTINNCGTNYHTCSNVNCGTNYHSNDNCGTNYHNCTINNCGTNYHTCTIDNCGTSYHSNDNCGTNYHTCSNVNCGTNYHSNDNCGTNYHNCTINNCGTSYHSNDNCGTNYHTCTINNCGTNYHSNDNCGTNYHSNDNCSTNYHTCTINNCGTNYHTFTIDNCGTNYHIFTSDNCGTNYHSNDNCGTNYHTFTIDNCSTSYHTCTIDNCGTSYPSNDNCGTNYHTCTIDNCGTSYHSNDNCGTSYHTCTINNCGTNYHTCTTNNCGTNCGTNYHTCTINNCGTNYHSNDNCGTNYHSNDNCGTNYHTCTINNCGTNCGTNYHTCTINNCGTNYHSNDNCATSYHTCTINNCGTNYHTCTINNCGTNYHTCTINNCGTNYHSNDNCSTNYHTCTINNCGTNYHTFTSDNCGTNYHIFTSDNCGTNYHSNDNCSTNYHSNDNCGTKYHSNDNCATSYHTCTINNCGTNYHSNDNCGTKYHTFTIDNCGTNYHIFTSNNCGTNYHTFTINNCGTSYHYTYYRAIHNSFR